One part of the Pecten maximus chromosome 1, xPecMax1.1, whole genome shotgun sequence genome encodes these proteins:
- the LOC117339158 gene encoding mucin-5AC-like: MDENSDITGWRIPALDGTPNGFTVQQDQDQRTSCASIRVREITIPTILSHHPSSNIHHSPFCHILPAPIPTILSHPPSSTLHHSVASSQLQYPPFSILSHPPSSNIHHSVTSSQLHSPPFCHILPAPLSTILSHPPSSNIHHSPFCRILPAPLSTILSHPPSSTLHHSVTSSQLQYPPFSILSHPPSYNIHHSVTSSQLQYPPFSILSHPPSYNTHHSVTSSQLQYPPFCHILPAAIPTILSHPPSCNTHHSPFCHILPAPIPTTHHSVTSSQLQYPPPTILSHPPSSNTHHPPFCHILPAPISTILSHPPSSNIYHSPFCHILPAPIPTTHHSVTSSQLQYPPLTILSHPPSYNTHHSPFCHILPATIPTILSHPPSSNIHHSDTFSQLQYPPLTILSHSPSSNIHHSPFCHILPATIPTILSHPPSSNIHHSPFCHILPAPISTILHSVTSSQLQYPPLTILSHPPSYNIHHPPFCHILPATISTTHHSVTSSQLQYPPPTILSHPPSSNTHHPPFCHILPAPISTTLHSVTSSQLQYPPPTILSHPPSYNTHHSPFCHILPAPIPTTHHSVTSSQLQYPPPTILSHPPSSNTHHPPFCHILPAPISTILSHPPSSNIYHSPFCHILPAPIPTTHHSVTSSQLQYPPLTILSHPPSYNTHHSPFCHILPATISTTLHSVTSFQLQYLPFCHILPATISTTLHSVTSFQLQYPPFCHILPAPISTILSHSPSSNTHHSPFCHILPAPISTIHHSVTSSQLQYPPFCHILPAPISTILTHSPSSNTHHSPFCHILPAPISTIHHSVTSSQLQYPPFCHILPAPISTILTHSPSSNTHHSPFCHILPAPISTIHHSVTSSQLQYPPLSILSHPPSSNIHHSPFCHILPAPIPTTHHSVTSSQLQYPPPTILSHPPSYNIHHPPFCHILPATISTTHHSVTSSQLQYPPLTILSHPPSYNIHHPPFCHILPATISTTHHSVTSSQLQYPPPTILSHPPSYNTHHSVTSSQLQYPPFCHILPAPVSTTHHSVTSSQLQYQALTILSHPLSSNIKHSPFCHILSAPISSTHHSVTSSQLQYPPPTILSHPPSYNIYHPPFCHILSAPISSTHHSVTSSQLQYPPPTILSHPPSYNTHHSVTSSQLQYPPLTILSHPPSSNINHSPFCHILPAPISTTHHSVTSSQLQYQPLTILSHPPSSNINHSPFCHILPAPISTTHHSVTSSQLQYQPLTILSHPPSSNINHSPFCHILPATISTTHHSVTSSQLQYQPLTILSHPPSYNINHSPFCHILPATISTTHHSVTSSQLQYLPLSILSHPPSYNINHPPFCHILSAPISTTHHSVTSSQLQYQPLTILSHPPSSNIHSLYFHLISFSNIILPTGDLQNCQHTIFQ; the protein is encoded by the exons ATGGATGAAAACTCGGACATCACAGGG TGGAGGATCCCAGCACTGGACGGAACACCTAACGGATTCACCGTCCAACAGGACCAGGATCAGCGAACCTCTTGTGCTTCAATCCGGGTCAGGGAGA TTACCATACCCACCATTCTGTCACATCATCCCAGCTCTAATATCCACCATTCTCcattctgtcacatcctcccagCTCCAATACCCACCATTCTGTCGCATCCTCCCAGCTCCACTCTCCACCATTCTGTCGCATCCTCCCAGCTCCAATATCCACCATTCTCcattctgtcacatcctcccagCTCCAATATCCACcattctgtcacatcctcccagCTCCACTCTCCACcattctgtcacatcctcccagCTCCACTCTCCACCATTCTGTCGCATCCTCCCAGCTCCAATATCCACCATTCTCCATTCTGTCGCATCCTCCCAGCTCCACTCTCCACCATTCTGTCGCATCCTCCCAGCTCCACTCTCCACcattctgtcacatcctcccagCTCCAATATCCACCATTCTCcattctgtcacatcctcccagCTACAATATCCACcattctgtcacatcctcccagCTCCAATATCCACCATTCTCcattctgtcacatcctcccagCTACAATACCCACcattctgtcacatcctcccagCTCCAATACCCACcattctgtcacatcctcccagCTGCAATACCCACcattctgtcacatcctcccagCTGCAATACCCACCACTCTCcattctgtcacatcctcccagCTCCAATACCCACCACCCACcattctgtcacatcctcccagCTACAATATCCACCACCCACcattctgtcacatcctcccagCTCAAATACCCACCACCCACcattctgtcacatcctcccagCTCCAATATCCACCATTCTGTCGCATCCTCCCAGCTCCAATATCTACCACTCTCcattctgtcacatcctcccagCTCCAATACCCACCACTCACcattctgtcacatcctcccagCTACAATATCCACCACTCACCATTTTGTCACATCCTCCCAGCTACAATACCCACCACTCACcattctgtcacatcctcccagCTACAATACCCACcattctgtcacatcctcccagCTCCAATATCCACCATTCTGACACATTCTCCCAGCTCCAATACCCACCACTCACCATTCTGTCACATTCTCCCAGCTCCAATATCCACCATTCACcattctgtcacatcctcccagCTACAATACCCACcattctgtcacatcctcccagCTCCAATATCCACCACTCTCcattctgtcacatcctcccagCTCCAATATCCACCATTCTCcattctgtcacatcctcccagCTCCAATACCCACCACTCACcattctgtcacatcctcccagCTACAATATCCACCACCCACcattctgtcacatcctcccagCTACAATATCCACCACCCACcattctgtcacatcctcccagCTACAATATCCACCACCCACcattctgtcacatcctcccagCTCCAATACCCACCACCCACcattctgtcacatcctcccagCTCCAATATCTACCACTCTCcattctgtcacatcctcccagCTCCAATACCCACCACCCACcattctgtcacatcctcccagCTACAATACCCACCACTCTCcattctgtcacatcctcccagCTCCAATACCCACCACCCACcattctgtcacatcctcccagCTACAATATCCACCACCCACcattctgtcacatcctcccagCTCCAATACCCACCACCCACcattctgtcacatcctcccagCTCCAATATCCACCATTCTGTCGCATCCTCCCAGCTCCAATATCTACCACTCTCcattctgtcacatcctcccagCTCCAATACCCACCACTCACcattctgtcacatcctcccagCTACAATATCCACCACTCACCATTTTGTCACATCCTCCCAGCTACAATACCCACCACTCACCATTCTGTCACATCCTTCCAGCTACAATATCCACCACTCTCCATTCTGTCACATCCTTCCAGCTCCAATACCTACcattctgtcacatcctcccagCTACAATATCCACCACTCTCCATTCTGTCACATCCTTCCAGCTCCAATACCCACcattctgtcacatcctcccagCTCCAATATCCACCATTCTGTCACATTCTCCCAGCTCCAATACCCACCACTCACCATTCTGTCACATTCTCCCAGCTCCAATATCCACCATTCACcattctgtcacatcctcccagCTACAATACCCACcattctgtcacatcctcccagCTCCAATATCCACCATTCTGACACATTCTCCCAGCTCCAATACCCACCACTCACCATTCTGTCACATTCTCCCAGCTCCAATATCCACCATTCACcattctgtcacatcctcccagCTACAATACCCACcattctgtcacatcctcccagCTCCAATATCCACCATTCTGACACATTCTCCCAGCTCCAATACCCACCACTCACCATTCTGTCACATTCTCCCAGCTCCAATATCCACCATTCACcattctgtcacatcctcccagCTCCAATATCCACCACTCTCcattctgtcacatcctcccagCTCCAATATCCACCATTCTCcattctgtcacatcctcccagCTCCAATACCCACCACTCACcattctgtcacatcctcccagCTACAATATCCACCACCCACcattctgtcacatcctcccagCTACAATATCCACCACCCACcattctgtcacatcctcccagCTACAATATCCACCACCCACcattctgtcacatcctcccagCTCCAATACCCACCACTCACcattctgtcacatcctcccagCTACAATATCCACCACCCACcattctgtcacatcctcccagCTACAATATCCACCACCCACcattctgtcacatcctcccagCTACAATACCCACCACCCACcattctgtcacatcctcccagCTACAATACCCACcattctgtcacatcctcccagCTACAATACCCACcattctgtcacatcctcccagCTCCAGTATCCACCACCCACCATTCTGTCACATCCTCTCAGCTCCAATATCAAGCACTCACCATTCTGTCACATCCTCTCAGCTCCAATATCAAGCACTCACCATTCTGTCACATCCTCTCAGCTCCAATATCAAGCACTCACCATTCTGTCACATCCTCTCAGCTCCAATATCCACCACCCACcattctgtcacatcctcccagCTACAATATCTACCACCCACCATTCTGTCACATCCTCTCAGCTCCAATATCAAGCACTCACCATTCTGTCACATCCTCTCAGCTCCAATATCCACCACCTACcattctgtcacatcctcccagCTACAATACCCACCATTCTGTCACATCCTCTCAGCTCCAATATCCACCACTCACcattctgtcacatcctcccagCTCCAATATCAACCACTCACcattctgtcacatcctcccagCTCCAATATCAACCACTCACcattctgtcacatcctcccagCTCCAATATCAACCACTCACcattctgtcacatcctcccagCTCCAATATCAACCACTCACcattctgtcacatcctcccagCTCCAATATCAACCACTCACcattctgtcacatcctcccagCTACAATATCAACCACTCACcattctgtcacatcctcccagCTCCAATATCAACCACTCACcattctgtcacatcctcccagCTACAATATCAACCACTCACcattctgtcacatcctcccagCTCCAATATCAACCACTCACcattctgtcacatcctcccagCTACAATATCAACCACTCACcattctgtcacatcctcccagCTACAATATCAACCACTCACcattctgtcacatcctcccagCTACAATATCTACCACTCTCcattctgtcacatcctcccagCTACAATATCAACCACCCACCATTCTGTCACATCCTCTCAGCTCCAATATCAACCACTCACcattctgtcacatcctcccagCTACAATATCAACCACTCACcattctgtcacatcctcccagCTCCAATATCCACTCCTTATATTTTCATCTGATATCATTTTCAAACATTATCCTTCCTACAGGTGATTTACAAAATTGTCAGCACACTATCTTTCAATAA
- the LOC117330485 gene encoding interferon regulatory factor 1-like, protein MVVSRKTTPIMRKPIRPIERQKMRPWLMNLLLHENITGLSWLSKRDRTFRISWRHAARQGWNPDKDADLFEKWARHTGKHMDNDVPDPKRWKANFRCALNSLPDVAEVKEQGVRKGQNAFKVYRFLEEKRSKITKPIEEIEVRAKSPVRAATRPQRTRIPNRRYTYSDSESDADSVDFIDDGSLSGVASPGSVRSDSGDETACSASDAESLPEVRPETEHHEFPNFDKICPDYHIEIDPLKARLQTQQSTDDSASITSSTLTDEEVVEMLLLEDVIKPEQISTNEALWTAGIVPDIAMEEDVETTYTILQNSSPSLMEFQVVCETDAVRTEQIPIGLQQETVYTSILDL, encoded by the exons ATGGTTGTGTCACGGAAAACAACACCTATCATGAGAAAGCCGATTCGACCCATTGAACGCCAAAAGATGAGGCCATGGTTGATGAATCTGTTGCTCCATGAAAACATCACTGGCCTGTCTTGGTTGTCAAAGAGGGACCGAACTTTTCGGATATCTTGGAGACACGCAGCTCGCCAGGGGTGGAACCCAGACAAGGATGCCGACCTGTTCGAGAAATGGGCACGACACACGG GTAAGCACATGGATAACGATGTTCCCGATCCCAAAAGATGGAAAGCCAACTTCCGTTGTGCGTTGAACAGTCTCCCGGATGTTGCTGAAGTGAAGGAACAGGGGGTCCGAAAGGGACAAAACGCCTTCAAAGTTTACCGTTTTCTGGAAGAGAAAAGGTCAAAGATCACAA AACCGATTGAAGAGATCGAGGTGAGGGCTAAATCACCTGTCCGTGCGGCCACCAGACCTCAACGTACCCGCATCCCCAACCGGAGGTATACATACTCGGACAGCGAGAGTGATGCCGACAGCGTGGATTTCATTGACGATGGTTCCCTGTCTGGG GTTGCCTCTCCTGGCTCTGTCAGGTCTGACAGTGGGGACGAAACAGCTTGTTCAGCATCTGATGCGGAGTCACTTCCGGAAGTAAGACCGGAAACGGAACATCATGAATTTCCAAACTTTGACAAAATTTGCCCAGACTACCACATAG AAATCGACCCTCTAAAAGCCAGACTCCAGACACAACAGTCCACAGATGATt CTGCGTCAATTACCAGCAGTACATTAACAGACGAGGAGGTTGTGGAG ATGCTGTTACTAGAAGATGTTATAAAACCTGAGCAGATCTCAACAAACGAGGCTCTGTGGACAGCTGGGATTGTACCCGATATTGCAATGG AGGAAGATGTAGAAACCAcatacaccatacttcaaaacTCCAGCCCATCTCTCATGGAGTTCCAGGTTGTGTGCGAGACAGATGCTGTAAGAACAGAACAGATTCCTATTGGCTTACAACAGGAAACG GTATACACAAGCATACTTGACTTATGA